In Podarcis raffonei isolate rPodRaf1 chromosome 11, rPodRaf1.pri, whole genome shotgun sequence, the sequence AAAGAGAAGTACAAATGCTATCAAGACTGAGATGTACATGGAAGAAATGTGGCTGACCTGAAGAGGTCTAGTGCATCCCAAAACAGGATAGCACTTTTCATATTACTGTAGCTGTAACAggatgaaaataaaaaaatgggtcTATTACCATCCATTGACTTGCCTAGCAATCAGAAAAAAATAGTTAATACAAAACAAGATGGCTAAGTAGGAAACTGGTATTGGCAAAAATTATATGGGAAGGTATTTTTGAAGGAAATATACTGTTCCCCATATACACATACAAATTGATATATAAATTTCATGAGACTTGCTCAGGTCAACTGTGTTTTTTATTATGCCCACTTAAATTTattaaagcatttttaccctACACCTTAACTAAATAGACTCCTAGATCAATAAAAAGTCACTCCTTGGCCAGTTTAACAATTCAAAAGACATACTGTATCACAAAATAAACTGCAAGGAAGAGAAGAATGGTTCCTATGGACTGAATGAGATCCATCTGCTCAGTTGCCGTAGAGCACCTGGGTGGGAGTTCTTGGGGAAAGGGACAACAAATGCTGCTTAAATATTTCTGGTTTCATGTGGGAAGCATGTAATTTCTGCTCCAGTATTTGAGAACCTTTTGTAAGCTACTTTGAGAGCTTTTTGGAACTATAAAGTGAAATATAAGTTCTACAAATAGGTTCAGGAGCGAGGAGGACACCAGTTCTTAAAAGGAATTTCTTACAGGAATTACAATCAACTAAATGTGTGACATGTTTGGTAGAATAACTGTTACTAGGTACTGAGGAATAGACAAAGGAAGTTGAGTTAATGGAATAGCTTTGTATCCATTCTCTCCCTCAGTTCAATGAAACATTGCCAGAAATCCATAGAAATGCTGGTTTGCACTTGGTTACCTTTAGTTAAGCAGTTCTGAGAGGTCTTTAAGGAGACTTGGTTTGTACCTCTACAGGTTACATCTAGCAGGTACGGATTTTAAACACTTTACTGGGAAAGGGCAATGTGCAGAAACAGGCATTTGTGAAGAAACTGATAATAGACCACAATAATACAAATGGTACACCAATTAGAAAAGAGGAAGGACTGGGAACTTGTGGCCATCCAGTTCTGTTCATCCCTGACCATATCTTATCCCAGGGTTGAGGAATCTGGCTCTCCAACACCTAGAGGGAcacaggtgccccccccccaactaataTAAAGGAAATCATTTACCACACAAGAATGGTTCATTCCCTCTGAGTGCAAAATTGGGGTAAGCCTTGTAACTCGTATAGCTTGATAGCCACTATAAGTGTCTATCTGCGATTTCCTGGTCACACAAGTCTATGGATGATTTCTGGGACAGATTTGTTTCATGACCTTATGGGAAACGGCCACTACTATAAATCGTTTTTAAAAGGCATTATACAAATCAATTGAGATGTGGTTTATCAGCAGCGGTTGAGTTTGATGGCTAAATGTTCAGACTGAGGCAATAAGCATCGGAATATCAAGTGCCCCATATAAATGCGGGCTGTTGCGTGTATTATTCATTTACTCTGCATGCGGGCTTTCCTATGAAGCAGATAAAGGGGAATTTTCCCTCTCCGGATGTTGCTAGGCTACAGTCTCATCAACACTGATTGAACCATCTCAAGTTGATTTACGTATGAACGaattaaaaacacactaaaaacaacaacaacaaataccttTGAAACAATACCTCAAACCCTAACAAGGGAACAAGTCGTAACCCTGGCGAAGTCAACCACTAACGAGACTTGGTGGGGTTTGGTCTCCCACACCTTCCCCATATACGTGGATCGAAAGAAGGGCTGGGCAGCTGAGATGCGAGGATTGCTTTTTAATCCCTCGGTCTCTCTGCCCAGTGTTGGAAACGGAATCCTGCACCAGACTCTCGTTGCGCAGCAAAAGCGCGGCTGCTACCTGTGGAATTCCCACCCCTTGCCCCGCCCCGCTTTTGtcgcaggaaggaggaggaggaggaggcggccgccGGGAAGAGCTTGAGGCCTCCTGGCCTGCAGGGGGCAGTAAGGCAATCTCCCCGGAGGTGGCGGCGCTCGCAAGAGGCCTCTGTCggtggagctcctcctctccggTCGCTGACTGATGACGTATAAGAAGGCCCTGTGGAAGAGCGCCTTCATCCCGGAGCCCTCATGGCTTCTTGCGGCGGCGACGAAGCGGTGCTGTTCAGACGCGGGGCCGGGCAGGTACTGGGGTAGGCCGGGCTTTCCGTGGCCCTTCATAGGGTTTCGCTTTCCCTCCGTGGGGGCCTCTGTCGGCTGAGCGGGCGAGGCGAGACCGCTCCTCCCGCGTGAGGCGCTGCTCAGGAGGGACTCTGAGCTTCGCAGTTCAGCGGAGCGGATTCTGAGGGAAAAGgagctgcttttttattttttactttgacGAAGTAATATaagtaaataagaataaaattgtACACCCCgtcaccgagaccattccattgtaacctCCCAAACCCTCTGGCGagggtttgacccctttccgttttaacagtacaaattctacacacacaccttccatagctcctcaaaatcatttctcctgcatgttCCCCGTCTTAATGTCACATTAGAAAGTAACTGCTTAAGTGGGGTGGGCAAGAAGGTCGACCCACTTCCAAAACGGAAGCAAGCAGTGGTATAGTAAGGTGAGTGGATTTAGTGGTCTCATTGGGGATATCTTCTTtagatggcactgtggattaGGCTTCAGTCCACTTACCTGGTCCTGTTAGGTTACTTCTGAGTTAGACATGTACACCAACTGCAAATGCCGCACACCAGCCCTGTTGCTTGGGGCAGGGGCTTctgttcattctgctgagtggggccttGAATTTTTGCTCCAAAGGCTTGCCCTAGCAACTTCAACAAAAGCATGAGCTATGCACAAAATACTGTAAAGCTGTCTTGGAATGCAACTAGTTTCACAACTAAGTTCTACATGCACAAGGGGATGCTTGCATTTGCACATGGCAACCAGTTATTGTAACCAGGGGAAAGGCTCTTAGGATGTGGCATGGCAATCAGTCATTCAAAGATggttaaaagaaaggaaaggaaccaTGTGGCAGCTGCCATGCCTGAACTAACTTTTTAGATGCCAGCAGTAATATAGTATATAGCATGAGATAATCTTAATATATTGAAGAAGCCGCACCTTTAGATTTGGCTGTAACTCTCAAAATatcttttgggttttttaaaaagtttaaaataaaaaggaaacctACAATTCTGTTTTGTCTCTACAGAGTGATGATTCTGATATATGGGATGATACAGCGCTCATAAAAGCATATGATAAAGCCGTTGCGTCCTTCAAGGTAAAACATACTCTAGCCTGACCCACCTGCTATGCAGCATGTGAACTGCAAAGACTCAAGCTTGTATGGTGGCCACCCATTCTGATCCTTCACTGTCACCTCAAAGATAGGTGGATTGGAAGAAAGGGACAGAAGAAGATTGTTGCATTTTTCTTCTCTCAACATCCTTGTTGTCTTTAACAGCTGGGCTGAAAGCAGATAGTCCATGAAACAGTTCTTAGTGCAGAAATGCAGTGACAGGGAAAACGTCACCTGTTCAGTTTGTcacatacatttttaaagctATAGGAGCCTGCCAGGAAATAGCTGGCTGCTCTAAGAAGGACATTCTGTATCTatgctattttatatttttaacattGGCTTAGAAGTTAAGTTTTTATGCTTGATATGTTTTGATTAATCAAATTTGGTACAGTGCATCATTATATCAAATGATCTAGATGAAATATATGAATATTTCAAGTAATAATTATTGTATTAATactagtaaaaaataaataaataccaataGCTGTAACATAGTTTAAGGAGTGAAGGGAGTTGGAAACCtgcaaaataattattttgtatCTTCTTTCCATCAGAATGCTTTGAAGAATGGTGACTGTTCAGAGCCTTCggataaaacagaacaaaatgctgggacaaaaagaaaaaataataaaaagaacaagAGTAGGAAGAAAAGTAATGCTGGACCACAGAAACAGGtgattttggggggagaggaACCGTGACAGGAGCTAGTactaagaatgttgtttttacaatcatGGAATTAAGATCCTGTTTCTTCAAGCATAAATATATGCTCCCATATGCAAAAACCTAAAGCTTTAGCCACCTTTTTCTTGTTGCACTTGAATTTTTACAGGGAAATAACCTGGTTTTTGCAATGGCCTGTATTGTGCCTTTGGTTCAGTTCGGGTATTCCAGTCCGTAAAATGGGGAAATACTTTTTACATAtgcaataataatgtattatgcTGCTGGAAAGTATTTTTAGGTAGTGCATCTGCAGAACTATTTCAAACAGAGGTGATAAAGGATGAAGTTTTAAAACTGATTAATACAAAGTAAAACGTAGCATGATACCCAAAGttgagtttttaaaatgtagctaaCAAATATTGAAGGAGAGTGCAGTTTACAATATGTTAATTTTTACATAGGTGTTTTGAACAGGTATGTCACAAATATTACATACATGTATGCAGGAGGGAAATCAAACTTGTATAGTAGAGTGAGGAATAAATTCATAACACCGCCAACTTAACTTTTTTCCTTTCATTGCAGTGGAGAGTTAATGATGCGTGCAGTGCAGTTTGGTCTGAAGATGGCAACGTGTACCAAGCAACTATTACCTCAATTAACTGGAAGAAAGGGACTTGTGTAGTTGTCTATACTGGATACGGAAATAAGGAAGAGCAAAATCTGTCAGATCTGCTACCACCAACGGATGCTGAGGGAACAAATGAGAAAAGTGCTGCTGAGGTGAGGCCAAGTAGAAAATTTACACTTGACTGAAATGGAAACAATTTATCATTGCTACACGTCTTTCACAGCTCAGGGAAGTACAGTGTGTGAGGATTAAAGCTAAAGCACATGAAATATAGGATTTTACCTTTTTCTGTGGGAGCTGAATTTAGTCCTGGGCCTCCTGCACATGATTTATTTCAGGGGTGGACAGCCAAGCCACATGAAACCCTCACAGCAAGTCTTTCTGCCAGTTTGCATAGCAATTTCTGATTGGGAGATTAAAATTCTACTGCCTGCTTTTTATAGAGCTTCTctaaagagcacacagaaaagagTTTGTAGAAAACATACAACACAAAGGTTGGAGATGAAACATGCCTGCAATTTCAGAATAAAAggcagcatttccacccccacacATTCCAGTGCTATCTCCATGGTTCTTGAGCCCAGTTGTATATTGGTCTAGTAGTAGCTTGGATCCCATTTACTCGAGCAACTGCTGTCTATCCATAAGACCACATGGCAAGCAGCTCAAATAGTGAGGTAAAACAAAAATTCTACTGGCTCCCTTTGCAAAAGATCGAAAGCATTTTGCTGTGTTTTCACCTTTTTGTGCTGCTTGTGGCAGGCTACTTCTGTTGCAGCCAGGGAGTGGATTTGATTGTGCATATTTGAAGCATGTTAAAATGCTTCTAAGTAACatccagtatttatttatttttttaaaatcaaggcaGAGGAGTAGGACATAAGCAATAATAGTTAAAAAGGCAGGCATGGATGAGAGTATGTCAAAACTTAAGTAGAAATAGGGGAAGGATGAAAGTAGAGTTCCAGAAGGGCAGGTTCATAAAACCTTTTAATAGTTTGCATTTAAGAGGGTGTCTTTTGGAATGTCACAAAttcaaaacagaagaaaataatGTTGCTTTTTTTGAGCTTCATTAGTTATAGCTACGTATGGCTTGCAAATACTGGTTGCAAATTCCTAATTACTGTTATTTTTTTAGAATGAAAACGAGACTCAGTATTCAACAGATGAAAGTGACATCTCATTCCGGTCACCTGGAAACAAATACAATCGTACTAAATCAGCACAGTGGAATTCTCactttcctccaccaccaccagtaCCGGGCCTTGGAAGGGTAAGCATAGAAGCAAATCTGAAAGACATCCAATTACTATATGGTAGTGTTCCAGCTATTTAGAAGAGtagtatctttacctttacaagcAGAATTACAGGTGCCATTCTAGTCATGGATGTTTTTGTGAGATTTGGGGGTTGCTGTATCTTGCATGCTTAATTTTGCAAACATTGGTATAATGAAgaccttttattgtattttaaattactcTCATGTAGACTGGAATGAAATTCAGTGGACCTCCACCCTTTTTATCAGGCTGGCCTCCACCATTTCCATCAGGACCACCGGTGAGTGATGGGTAAAATGCGTGACAGTAAAGGGATACTCTTGTCACAAAAGGGAAAGTTCATAACCCAGACGCTGAATGGTACCACCTGAGCTGGGGATTTAAATACTGGAATGTTCCCCTACAATTATTATTTCCCTAATTCAATTAAATTTGCATTAAGAATTGTCCTGAATGTTTGTAGTGAACAATTGTTTCTTGTTCAATGTCTTGAGAAGGTAGTTATTCCAGTTCAGAAGTCCTTCATTTATCTTTTTAGTTGATACCACCTCCACCACCTTTCAGTCCAGATTCTCCTGATGACGACGAAGCATTGGGAAGTATGTTAATAGCCTGGTATATGAGTGGCTATCACACTGGTTACTATCTGGTAAGAAACATACATCTTTTCTGTACTAAAATGCAAGCAACTTGCCTAAGTCACCAATTAAGGTGCTAACACTGCTTAAATAGGTTAATCTTTCGATTTGTGGCTGGTCAGCACCTGACAGattacataaaataaatatttctgtaGCTCATTAAAGAGACATGGAACACTGTGGCTGACAGACTTGCACACATTTAATCGGGGGACAATTCTGCTGTGTATTATCTTCCGATTATAGGGAGTGCCAGCTGGTGCGCCGTCTCTTAACCAAAGACCTACTGAACTGCTTTTACCACTGCTATTAAGAACATTTAGATAATCAGGTTGAGTGTAATATGATTTCCACCCCCAGTAATTTAGAGAGCGGAAATATGAACAGGTCCTCTGTAACAACCCATTCTGTCTCTTGTATTGCACAGGGTTTAAAGCAGAGCCGCATGGAAGCTGCCTTGGGGAGACATGCCCACTCTAAGTAGCTGTTGTAAGTACTGCATTTTGTTTTAACTTTAACTTGCAATGGAGGGCAAGCTGAACTTAGTTTCATTTTGAAGGCACAAGATCAGTTTTGGGCTGGtgacattttttttttgctttttctggagatgggaaagcacaccttatGGTGTTTCCTTGGGAGCCCACAGAAAATAGGCTCCTGTAGCTAAATGAGTCCAGGGTtgctgcaaaggggggggggtcaaatacTAGAATGTCGCTTGTATGAGTATATTCTCCATAAAAGAGTGCATGTGTATGAGGGATGGATGGCTATCAACATCAGATTTTTAAGTTTCCTCTATTTCTGATATAAAGATCAGCTTTGATAGAACATGACCTTAGCATTGGCAtaacttcttctaaaatgaatTTACTATCCCACATGGTCTTTTTAAAActaggtttaaaaaaaaaattcccatgaAGGAGGATACCCCAACTCTGTATTGGTCAGCGAAGAAGCTTTCAATGGTAGCAGGATTACTGACTGGATAACTCAGAGAGGAATCTGCCAGCAATGTTTTCATCATCATTAGCAAGATTTCTGAATGGATAGCCCTGCTTTTTTTGCAAGGTGCCCGTATCTTGTTAATCATTGGGTACCTATTCTGGACTAAGTGAACTGTTCTTCAAGTGAATCTGATTATTTGGACTTGCTTTGATTTGTAAAGCAATCTTTCAATTTGTAGAATATCTTCATTTCTAACTCTTCAGTGATGCCAAGCTGACTACACATTTAAACCTTAAACGAGGTCAGTTTTATGGGATCTAACCATATTTTGCCGAAACTGATGTATGTCCCTTTCTAGCTGTGGATGGCAGTGGGGATAACAGAAACTGTGTAGTCACGTGGTTAATTATGCAGCAGTCCAAATCCTAGGACTAGAACAATTCCTAGGTAAGTTGAGAGAGAGATTACTTATCAGTTACACCATTCAACTGGTTTGTATTAGTgatcaataaaattatttttttccaactTGTGTTTGTATAATATGTCAGTGGGTGGGTGTT encodes:
- the LOC128423295 gene encoding survival of motor neuron protein-like produces the protein MASCGGDEAVLFRRGAGQSDDSDIWDDTALIKAYDKAVASFKNALKNGDCSEPSDKTEQNAGTKRKNNKKNKSRKKSNAGPQKQWRVNDACSAVWSEDGNVYQATITSINWKKGTCVVVYTGYGNKEEQNLSDLLPPTDAEGTNEKSAAENENETQYSTDESDISFRSPGNKYNRTKSAQWNSHFPPPPPVPGLGRTGMKFSGPPPFLSGWPPPFPSGPPLIPPPPPFSPDSPDDDEALGSMLIAWYMSGYHTGYYLGLKQSRMEAALGRHAHSK